From Salminus brasiliensis chromosome 21, fSalBra1.hap2, whole genome shotgun sequence, a single genomic window includes:
- the b3galt6 gene encoding beta-1,3-galactosyltransferase 6: protein MNFVRLVCRHKTALALGVLCFFAMVLLFLAKCTSETLKPADSPGMAPQAEPRREHPPAPSNAKQLSAFLVVLITTGPKYTERRSIIRNTWLAKLDLDILALFVIGTEGLPAEDIQNLNTEQLRHHDLLLLPDLRDSYENLTRKLIHMYSWLDQKVDFKFVLKADDDTFARLDLLKEELKAKEPSRLYWGFFSGRGRVKAAGKWKESTWELCDYYLPYALGGGYVLSADLVHYVRLNAAFLKTWQSEDVSLGAWLAPVDVKRLHDPRFDTEYKSRGCSNKYLVTHKQSLEDMLEKHQTLEREGHLCKEEVKLRLSYIYDWSVPPSQCCQRKDGIP, encoded by the coding sequence ATGAATTTCGTCCGCCTTGTGTGCCGCCACAAGACGGCCCTGGCTCTTGGCGTCCTCTGCTTCTTCGCCATGGTCCTACTCTTTCTTGCCAAGTGCACCTCAGAGACGCTAAAGCCGGCCGACTCCCCGGGCATGGCGCCACAAGCGGAGCCGCGACGAGAGCACCCGCCAGCTCCTTCAAATGCCAAACAGCTCTCCGCGTTCCTGGTGGTGCTCATCACCACAGGGCCCAAGTACACTGAGCGGCGCAGCATCATCCGCAACACGTGGTTGGCCAAGTTGGACCTGGATATTCTCGCCCTGTTCGTCATCGGCACCGAAGGCCTGCCAGCGGAGGATATCCAGAATCTAAACACGGAACAACTGCGGCACCACGACCTCCTGTTGCTCCCGGACCTCCGCGATTCCTACGAGAACCTGACACGCAAACTCATCCACATGTACTCCTGGCTGGACCAGAAGGTGGATTTCAAGTTCGTGCTGAAGGCGGACGACGACACCTTCGCCCGCCTGGACCTTCTTaaggaggagctgaaggccaAGGAACCCAGCCGCCTCTACTGGGGCTTCTTCTCAGGCCGCGGGCGCGTCAAAGCGGCCGGCAAGTGGAAGGAAAGCACGTGGGAGTTGTGTGATTATTACTTACCGTATGCCTTGGGTGGAGGCTACGTGCTGTCCGCCGACCTGGTACACTATGTTCGCCTCAATGCCGCTTTCTTGAAGACGTGGCAGAGCGAGGACGTCTCTCTGGGTGCCTGGCTGGCCCCCGTTGACGTGAAGCGCCTGCACGACCCCCGATTTGATACAGAGTACAAGTCGAGGGGCTGCAGCAATAAATATCTGGTCACGCACAAGCAGAGCTTGGAGGACATGCTGGAGAAGCACCAGACCCTTGAGAGGGAAGGCCACCTGTGCAAGGAAGAGGTGAAGCTCCGCCTCTCGTACATTTACGACTGGAGCGTGCCGCCTTCGCAGTGCTGCCAACGCAAAGACGGCATCCCTTGA